GCCAAAATCATAGATCAAAGAATTCCATTCTGGATGCCAGCCTTTTTTCGGATCTGGGTATTCGTATTGTTTTGAGCCGTCGAAATTTGCCAAGCCATGACTGTCGGCTGGAAAGTGTGCTGGCACCCAATCCATGATTACGCCTATATTGGCTTGATGGAAAGCATCGACTAAGGCTTTGAAGTCTTCCGGGTTACCAAAGCGAGAGGTGACCGCATACAAGCCAACGGGTTGATAGCCCCAAGAGCCATCAAATGGATATTCGCTAATCGGTAAGAGCTCTATGTGGGTGTAGCCCATGTCTTTGACATAAGGGACCAACTCATCAATGAGTTGTCGATAACTTAATACTTGGTTGTCTTTCTGACGTCGCCATGAGCCAAGATGAACTTCATAAATGCTCATTGGGGCTTGATATAAATCTTGCTCAGGACGTGATTGCCACGCCTGATCTTGCCACTCATGTTGCTGATCAAAACAGGTAATGCTGGCAAAAGACGGATATTGCTCAATGCGCTTAGCATAAGGATCTGTGCGATGTGGTAAGAGTTCACCATCTTGTGCACGAATTTCAAATTTATAGCGGGCGCCATGATTCACATCGGGAATGAATAAACGCCAGATACCATCACCATTACTGGACATAGGGTGAACCCGACCATCCCAACCATTAAAATCGCCAACCACAGAGACGGAACGTGCTGCCGGAGCATACACCGCAAAACGCGTACCATTGATAGTGAGATGTGAATTAACTTGGGCGCCACGGCGGATGGCACCTTGACTCTTGTATAGGCTGGCGGTGTGATGTTCAGGATCGGCAAAACTGCTGCCAGCGAATTGATAGGCATCCACCAAAGTGTGGCAGTTTCCATCCTGATACTGAATACGCAAACGATAATGAAAACCGTCATGTCCTTTAGGCCAGCTGGCTCGAAAGAGACCGGCAGGGTGAATTTTGCTTAATTGGCCGAGGGACACTTCTTCATCAATGGCGATCACCTCAATCTCTTCGGCAAGAGGTTGCCAAGTGGTTAGAGTAAGTTCCTTCGTAACTGGGTCTTGATGTAACCCGAGAAAAGCAAAAGGGTCTGAACAGCGAGCATTGAGTAAATCTTGAAACAGGTCGTGCTTGACTAAATCCATGTAAATCTCCAGCAAGAATCATTTTATTTGCTCGTATCACTTTGTCTTAGATGACTGTGGAATTTGCTGACCGCCCAGCGTAAAAACTGATTGGCTTTACTGGGTGTAATTTGTGCAAACTCGTCTAAGGCAATCGCTACCTTATCTTCATCCGGGTGTTTGGCGCGATATTGTTTAGCATAGTCCAATGCGGCTTTAGACACTAATAAAGGCAGATTAATTTCTTGTTTAAATAAGCAGTTAGGGTGTTGTTGGCAGAATTGAATAAAAGCATAGAGGCACTCAAAAATAAGACTCTTGTACCAACTTGGATGAATGTCCGAGGTCAGGTCTTCAATCAACAAGGCAAAAGTATCTTCTCCTGGTGTCATAGAGCTCAGGGCGCGAGTACAATCTAACGCGGTTTTACTTTGTACATCGCCAAATACTATGGTGTTAACGTGTTTTAGACTGTCCCAGAGTTGTAATAACAAAGAATCAGGCAGTTTGGTGATCATGCCCTGTTGGCTACGCCAATCAAACCAGTCTATGTCTTTCATCGTTCCCTGAATGTCAGCAGTGTGATGATATTGAAGGGTGTTGGAAACATGAGCAAACTCATCGTGTTTTTGTTGTAGCACCTGTTCCAATGTTTGATACAAATCAAAGGGGGAAAGATTGGCCAGAGTGTCATAGATAGGCACATCACCATTGGGATTAAAGTGCCGTGCACACAACATAACCAAATTATGGATGCGAATGGTGCGAACCCCAGAGAAAAACTCTGGATGGGTGCGGATCAAGGTTCCGGTAATCGCAATCAGCTCATGGCTTAATACTAAACTCAGTGGTGAACTTGAGGATTGACGCAGCATTTCCATTATCTTGTCTTGATGCAAAGGCGTGGAGATTTCCATTTCTGTCTGTGAGGATTCGCCAATGACCAATAAACGCTGACGCACCGTAATGTCAGCTATGTAGGTGGCTAAATCTGTAGTAGGTGTGATGAGTAAGGCAAAAAGTTGACGAGCGGCACGCCATTCTTCCTTAATCAGAGCCTGAAAATACACGGTATCGAGCACCTTATAGGCCGTGGTAGCGGGTTCTGAATTCGGTAAGGTGTTCATCAGTGCTTTTCGCTCGGCCAATAAGGTGAGGCAGTGAACGGCTTGTGGCAAAGA
The window above is part of the Marinomonas sp. THO17 genome. Proteins encoded here:
- the glgB gene encoding 1,4-alpha-glucan branching protein GlgB, yielding MDLVKHDLFQDLLNARCSDPFAFLGLHQDPVTKELTLTTWQPLAEEIEVIAIDEEVSLGQLSKIHPAGLFRASWPKGHDGFHYRLRIQYQDGNCHTLVDAYQFAGSSFADPEHHTASLYKSQGAIRRGAQVNSHLTINGTRFAVYAPAARSVSVVGDFNGWDGRVHPMSSNGDGIWRLFIPDVNHGARYKFEIRAQDGELLPHRTDPYAKRIEQYPSFASITCFDQQHEWQDQAWQSRPEQDLYQAPMSIYEVHLGSWRRQKDNQVLSYRQLIDELVPYVKDMGYTHIELLPISEYPFDGSWGYQPVGLYAVTSRFGNPEDFKALVDAFHQANIGVIMDWVPAHFPADSHGLANFDGSKQYEYPDPKKGWHPEWNSLIYDFGKEHVVNYLISNAVYWLDEFHIDGLRVDAVASMLYLDYAREEGEWVPNQDGGNHNYEAIAFLRKLNETIYLNHPNCFTVAEESTAFPGVSKPTFMNGLGFGFKWNMGWMNDTLAYMKRDPIYRKYHQGELSFSMVYAFDEQFILPISHDEVVHGKLSMLDKMPGDAWQKFANLRAFYVYMYTHPGKKLNFMGNEFAQGQEWSHERSLDWHLLDIDYHQAQQKLVKQLNWLYQEHTSLHFDHEPEGFEWISHDDSQNSILCFVRRRKNSSEHLLVIVNLTPTPHPHYHIGVPQKGQYELLLNSDDASFQGSQYNTQSHYVTETQASHGRPQSIVLSVPPLSGLILRWHSLD